A window of the Bacillota bacterium genome harbors these coding sequences:
- a CDS encoding O-antigen ligase family protein, with amino-acid sequence MVSIYPLIVIPNNLNYFYAPRYLVLIVISVLTLYVIFRERIKVFHPVLIPAAFFLAFVIISTLLAGNKAIALIGSPHRLTGLTTVFFCMILFLIAFANKTPGKKILLPMIVTAAIVSVLAVMQYFGLNIVPHEPFRDNSIRGYSTMGNPNFLGTYTAFILPAAILFYLKDKKIALLICTGVIYAGLLVSLTRGVWIASFLTFVILSIYVYRLPGKRKALGTVILVLFLVTAFLLPVQDSLLFNRIFTVSDQMQAAVQLDDQAGSGRMFIWKETMQLLPQYWAFGMGPDNLGLAGIHTPNGTLVDKTHNIYLEIAVTMGIFALLSYLAFLAYFLRPREGFYGFLYFIMITTYLLQGFFNIDVIIVWPLFWIVLGLSLANNEFGGSHW; translated from the coding sequence ATGGTAAGTATTTATCCCCTGATAGTGATACCCAATAATTTAAATTACTTTTACGCGCCAAGGTATCTGGTTTTGATTGTTATATCCGTATTGACACTGTATGTAATCTTCAGAGAAAGAATAAAGGTTTTCCATCCCGTCTTGATTCCGGCAGCCTTTTTCCTGGCCTTTGTTATAATTTCTACATTGTTAGCTGGGAACAAAGCAATTGCCTTGATAGGAAGCCCCCATAGACTTACAGGATTAACGACTGTGTTTTTTTGTATGATCTTGTTTTTAATTGCTTTTGCCAATAAAACACCGGGGAAAAAAATACTGCTGCCTATGATTGTCACAGCCGCAATTGTTTCAGTTTTGGCGGTAATGCAATATTTTGGGCTCAATATTGTACCTCATGAGCCATTTAGGGACAATTCCATTCGTGGTTACAGCACCATGGGGAATCCTAATTTTTTAGGCACTTACACAGCATTTATATTACCTGCTGCCATCCTTTTTTATTTAAAGGATAAGAAAATAGCCTTACTGATATGTACAGGTGTTATCTACGCCGGGCTTTTGGTATCTCTTACCAGGGGAGTGTGGATAGCGTCTTTTTTGACCTTCGTGATCCTCTCCATATACGTGTATAGATTACCCGGGAAAAGAAAAGCTCTGGGCACTGTGATTCTGGTGCTTTTTTTGGTAACCGCCTTTTTGTTACCTGTCCAGGATAGCCTGCTGTTTAATAGGATTTTTACTGTGTCGGATCAGATGCAGGCTGCCGTTCAGTTGGATGATCAAGCAGGTTCAGGAAGAATGTTTATCTGGAAGGAAACGATGCAGCTGCTGCCGCAATACTGGGCCTTTGGCATGGGGCCGGACAACCTTGGGCTGGCTGGTATTCATACTCCTAATGGAACACTGGTGGATAAGACACATAATATTTACCTGGAAATCGCCGTCACCATGGGTATATTTGCCTTACTTTCTTATCTTGCTTTCCTGGCTTATTTTTTAAGGCCAAGGGAAGGGTTTTATGGTTTTTTATACTTTATAATGATTACGACTTATCTTTTACAGGGCTTTTTTAATATTGATGTGATTATTGTTTGGCCTCTTTTTTGGATTGTACTGGGGCTGTCGCTGGCTAATAATGAATTTGGCGGCAGTCACTGGTAA